The window CATAAGGTGAAGGCCGACTTGAACCAGTCTATTTTGGAAACGCAAGCCGTCATCCATGTGCCGGAAGGTAACTATCTCCTGCATTCCCATAAAGCATACCTTTACAGTGTCTTTTACAACTTAATCAACAATGCTATCAAATACAGGTCCACGCAGCCGCCCACAGTTACTATTTTAGTGGAGGATTCGCCGGAATCACTTGTTGTTCAGTTGACAGATAATGGGATAGGCATCGACTTGAGGCGGCATCAGGATGACCTTTTCAGACCCTATAAACGATTCAACAACGAGAGAAAAGGGAAAGGTCTGGGCCTGTTTCTGGTTAAAAGTCATATGGACGCGCTGCACGGCACCATCTCGATTCAGAGTGAGCCGAAAAAGGGAACGAGTTTCGAGATGACGTTTTTAAAGGAAAAATAAAGATGAATCATCGGTTTTTTGACCAATGATTTTAGCGCTATAGTTGAACATGATGTGGTATTCCAGTATAATATGGAAAGTACCATTTGGGAGGGTAGAAAAGGCATCTGGTTAAATATCACTACTGTGCACCTCAGCGATACCATTAAACAGATCACCGGCCGCTTGGCAACAGAGACGGTATAGGAGCATGCAACGCTGGAAGCCAGGCGCTTACTACGTCATTCTGATCTGGATGTGAAGGAGGTCGAGTACGAAGTTGTTTATTCAACCTCCAGCCATTTTATAAAGATCTTTAAAACGATAAAGGGATTAACACAGGTTCGATATATGCAAACTATATTTGTGGGTTTGTAGTAGCGATTGATGCAATCTATTCTAAATGAATAATTAGGATAAGGTGGTAATAAGTCGATTCTTGATAATGTTCAGTTATCCTTTGTTGATATGAATAAATTGGGATAATAGATTTATTCACCAATAAAAACAAAAAACAATGGAGAACTTAGCAAAATTGAAAAACCAGATCGCTGCCGCGGAACTGGAACAAGTGCTGATAATTAATCATTGAAGGCGACAATAATATCAAATTAAGCGCCGACCGGGAAAAAGGTGGAGCGGGTATTGATCAACCTGATACAGAACGCTCTGAAATACGCGCCCGGTTCGCCAATTACGCTACGAACAGAGACTGTTTCAGGTTATATTAAATTATGCATCATTGACGAAGGGACGGGCATTCCTGCAGATAAAGTGCCACTGATTTTCGGGCGCTATTACCGGCTCGATCCAAAAGGTATTCAGAGGACTCGGACTTGGTCTGTATATCGCTGCAGAAATTGTGAAGCAACATGGCGGCGACATTGGCGTTTCGTCAGAACTTGGGCAGGGTTGTGTATTTTGGTTCACCCTGCTGGTAGCTTCCTACCAGTAAAGTTCTTATTCAGGTTATTCACTACCAGTGAAACGTATAAGCGTCTGCGCGTCGGGAATCGCGGCAACCGCTGCATCATTGTTGAAATAGCACCAAGCCTCCTTAATATCAGCAGACCTCGCCTCCACAAGAAATTTTTTAAGCGCCTCTTCACCATACGCAGAACTATATAGGTTAGGTACGCCGTGAAATCGGTAATAGACAGTATCCGTATTGGCTACCAGTTGCGCAGGCAGTTCCGGGTGACTCATTCCGCAAAAGGTAACACCTGCTTCGGCCAGCCGTTCATAGACAAGCGGGTTCCACCAGCTGGCATGCCGGAATTCCAATACATTCTTGTAGTTAAAATCCAGTTGGGAAAGGATACGCTCCAGCCTTTCTTCCTGGTATGCCAGGCGGGGCGGTAACTGGAACAAAACCGGTCCGAGCTTTTCCTGTAAACCCGCCTTGAGGGTGCCGTAAAAATCGCTCAGCATATCGACCGTGCCATGGAACTGTTTAAAATGGGTGATGGCACGCGGTGCTTTGACGGAAAACTGAAAATCATCGGGCGATATATCATACCAATTTTGCAGGAAAGAAAGTTTCGGAAACCTGTAAAAGGTTACATTCAGTTCCAGCGTTTTAAAATGGCTGGCGTAATATTCGAACCAGCGGCGCTGCGCCAAGCCTTCCGGATAAAAAGTATTTTTCCAGTGTGTATAATGAAAACCCGAACAACCGATATGCCAGTCTATCATAGTCACAAATAAAAAAGGGCCGCCATACGGCAGCCCTCCATCACAATGATTAATTATTCAACCTCCGCAGCAGCGGCTTCATTAACATAATTCTCTGCTACCTGCGTCAGCAGAGAATCCGCATTTTTTTCTTCTGCCAGGGTTTCATCCAGCAAGCTTTGCGCTTCGCTGTAACCTAAAGTGCCTGCTAAAGTGCGCAGGGTACCATAAGAGGCGATCTCGTAATGCTCAACTTTCTGAGCGGCCGAAATAATGGCTACGTCGCGTACTTCAGTTCCTTTATCCGTATCTGATAACAATTCGGTCGCCTCAGCTAATAAACCTTCCATGGCCAGGCATTTTTTGGCCGCCGCTTTTTCGCCCACTGAGGCAAACACGCTTTCCAAACGGGTGATCTGGTTTTTGGTTTCTTCCAGGTGGGTGGTGATCGTTTGCTTCAGGTCTTCCGATGTTGCTCCTTTGATCAATTTTGGTAAGGCGGTAGCTAAGTGCTTTTCAGCCCAATAAATATCTTTTAACTCATCAACGAATAATTCTTTTAAAGCGCTTACGGCTTCTTCAGAGCGGCTTGCAGCTGCTGCCGTCGCTTTTTTCTTTGTTTTTGTAGGCATAATGTAAATTTTTTAATGGTTTTTGATATGATCTATGACTGCGTAATCAATCGCAGTGGTTAATACAATTTGCATTCCAAAAAATCTCATTTCTTGATCGAACTGATTTCGCCGTTGCGCTCCATATAAACTTTATCGATTTGATCCATTTCCTCCGTCATAGCTGATTTGCGTACCCCCTGCATGATATCCTCTTCGCATACCAGCGCATCTTCCATATGCTCGTGGTTGAAGTGTCCTTTTTCAAAAAGCACCATTTTATCTCCTTCGATGAACCTTCCGAAAGCCTTACTGTGGGCAATAAGCCAGCCAAACAGGCGGTGCAGTAAAACTATTACGAAACAGCAAACCACGACCGGCACAAAGTCCGATGCGCCAACAATTGCCCGACTCATCACGGCGCCCAATGATATGGTGATGATATTATCCAGTGGGGTTCTGACCCCAAAAGAACGCCGGCCGGAAATCCGTATTAACAGCAGGGCGATGAGGAACATTACTACGCCCCGGTCGCTCATCTGTAGCGCATTCAGGTCTTTACCTTCGCCAAAAAATAGTTTTAATGTTTCCATAATTGCTAATCTTTAGTATTCTATAAGGCCGGGTTATCACGGACATGGCTTAAGTGTTCAATCCGCTCACTGGCTTGCCCTGAAGTCAGCTCTTGCTGGCCGTCCGAGGTATAATAAAAGATTGATCCGGGCTTTTCAAATGTGATAAAACCAAAATAATCAGGGTCTTCTATTTTTTCCAGGTGAGGCGTGCTCTCCTTACTGCGGGCCACAGGGTTCCCCAGGCCATTATCACGAAAAACACTATAGGTGCGTGATAATCGTATGGCCGTCCAGGTGTGCCTGCGTATCCGGGATAACCATAAACTTTAAGCCGCTTTCCAGTTTAAAATATAATGGCTTCATATCAGTTGTTTTTCCAGTCTATATGTACCTGGCTATCACCTGGAATAATATATTCCAGGTGGCCGGCTTTAGTTTTTTTTCCTTTTAAAATATCCTTTTGCCCTTTAAGGGTAACTTCAAACTCCGGCATTTTTCCTTTATCCGTTTTAGCGATCACCATCCGGCTGCTCAAACGGCCATCACCTGCCAGCCGGAAGTTAGCCGGCCGGTGTTTTTTCGGCGAAAATCCGTAAGTCGGGTAATCCGTACAAATGATGAACGGTTGCCCTTCGACCTGCATATAGTGTCGTGGTAAAATACCGAAAGCATTGCCGGCACCATATACTTCCTGGCCCACCTGGCCGGATTTTTCCCAGCCATCTTGCATATCCTCCAGGGCAATCCACAGGTAGGCGTCCACCTCACCCGTTTTAACTTCTTCAGAAAGCATTTCTTTGGGTAGCATCGGCGGGTAATAATAAACCGCACGGTCAAAAAGATATCGGATATATTCCGCCAACAGCAATCTGAGGGAAGGTAATATTTCCTGACCTTCAGCGTGTTTTAGATATTCGTGAAAAGCGCAAAAAACTTCTTCTTCTTCATAGGCGGCAGTATAGGGAGCATCGTTTAAAGGGAAAAGCGCAAAGAAGGAAGGAAAGTTTTTGCCGTAGCCATAATTACAATCCCACAGCCTGACGTTTTTAAATACGTTTGCCAGGCACAAATAACTCAGTTCTTTATACACTTCTTTTTTGGTCACTTTATAAAGGCGCAGTAACGCGCCGGCCGAAAAAGCGGTATTATTAGCCTGGTAAAAAAGATCAAAGCCCAGACCTCTTAATTTTTGGGCAGCTTTCTCAGCTTCTGCGAGGTAACGCTTTTCACCCGTCAGTTCCCAGGCCTGCAATAATACATGTGCATACAGCCCTGGTACATCTTTTTCACCACCTTTGCCCGGCTGTGTTTCGGCTTTGATAACTTCCAGCGTGTCCATCTTATAAAACACCGGCCAGTTATAATTGAACTTGCGGGCAACCTTGATAACAAATTCCAGCGAATCCAGGAAAAGTTTTTTAGCTTCCTTGTCGCCTTGCAAGGCTAAACGGGACAAATTCAGCATGGGATGCTGCAGATACCAAGAATCCATAACGAGCGGCTTTTTGTGTTCTTCCTCACCCTCCATGGTATCGGCGACTTTCGGGTGCCACCGCATCATGGTTTTGAGCTCATCATTATAAAATGCCGGCAAACCTTTTTTTATGATTTTCATAACCTCCAGCTGGACATTATTCCACTCGACGTAATCCAGTAAAGGCAGGAGTACGGCCAGCTGCACCATGACCTCTGGCGGGGTTTTGTAATCGGAAACATAGGCGTTAAAATAATGGTTGCCATCGACTTGGGACCAGCAACCGGGGCTCTCCTGCAGATCCTTTAAGCCCTTGACCAGCACTTCCGGCCAATGTTTATAGTTGGTTTCCGGCAACGGTAGTTTAAGATAGATCGCGGCCAGCATATCCAAATATTGGCGGGCCATTGCAGCTTCATCGGCCGGAAACTCATCAGTTAAAGCAACAAAAGCATCACTTAAAGTATAATTTTGACCGGCTTCCAACGGCCTATTTTTCAAGGTTGGTGGTAAGGCAAAACCAATTTCCGGCCATTCACCGCCTACCGTGTCGCCGGCCGAAGTTTCGGTAACTTGATTATAATCTCCTAGCGCCGTCAGGTTTTGCAAATAAAATACGGAACCCGCTTTTGGACGGGTAAGATTAAAATAAAGTTGGCCCGAACGTGTGCCAATCTGCGTAACCTTGATTTCGCCGTCCGCCAGTGTATCGCTGCCTTTTGCACCCAGTACTACAATATCCCGCGGCCAGTAAGGAAATAATAAAGGTGCAGCGGTTTTTAGCACGGTGGTCAGCCGGAATACAAGATTTTCCGCATCGGGCAGGTTAAGCGTGGCTTGGTAATCTCCCAGGCGGCAGCTGATTTTAAATATCACCTGGTCATTTTGCTCCGTCACCTTTTTCAATTGCAGTTCATCATTTGGTGAATAAGCCAACCTAAAAGCGATTCGGCTGCCCTTTGGCCAGCTTGCAACCAACCAGCAGCTGTCACCGGTCAGATATACCTTTAGGAAATACGCCTTGACCTGCTGCTCATATACGGCTATAAGTTCTGGGTCGTTTAATCTAGCATTAGCGGTTAGTAGCCAGGCTGAGGTTGCATTCATTGTAATTAAATTAATCGTTCAACAATTGTTTGATTACTCCGTGAACGCTGCGGTTAGCGTTAAAAAAATGTAGTACAACAACTACTGTAGATTAATAATTGTTTGCGAATTTTTACTATTAAAAAATATTATTAATTGAAACATAGTTTAACACGTATAGTTGTATATGAGAGCCGCTTCCTATCTGTCAAGCCGCTGCCTAATTTCTAATCCATAAAAAACTTAAAACAATGTTTCATCACGTAAAAGATTTACAATTCAATGCGCGTGTATCGCGCCCTGACCCCCGGTTTGCTAACTTACTATTGGAGCAATTCGGCGGAGAAAATGGTGAGCTGGCGGCAGCTATGCAATATTTTACCCAGGCGTTCGGTGCAAAAGTGCCGCACCCCGACAAGTATGACATGTTAATGGATATTGCCACCGAAGAATTCAGCCATCTGGAAATTGTCGGCGCTACCATTCAAATGTTATTGAAAGGCGTCAACGGTGATTTGAAGGATGCCGCTGAGCAAAGCGAGATCATGGTCGCCATGAACGGCAAGGCCGAAAAGGAAAGCGTGATTCACGCAGCTCTTTCTGCCAACCCGCAGTTCCCGATCATTACCGGCGGCGGACCGACACCAAGAAATAGCCAGGGCGTACCGTGGTGCGCCTCTTATATCAACAGTAATGGTGACCTGACGGTTGACCTGCACAGTAACCTGGCATCAGAATCACGTGCCAAATTAGTCTACGAGCACTTAATGAAGTTCACCGATGACCCCTATATTCATGAAACCCTTTCTTTCCTGATGACCCGTGAAGTAACGCATTATAAAATGTTTGAAGCTGCATTAGACAGCATTCAGCCAAATTTCCCGCCGGGTGTTTTAGCTGCTGATCCAAGGTTTTTGCAAAACACTTACAACCTTTCGGACGGTACTGTCCGCGGGCCTTGGAACGAAGGCGAGATCAAAGGTGTGGGTAAAAGTTTTGTTTATATCGAGAACCCGATCCAGCAGGCTCGCGACACCGAAGGTCAGACCAAACTGCCGGAAGATTTCTCCAAAGAATTAAAAGCTAAAGAGAAAACTGATAAGGAAATGAGTGCAGCTAAAAGTGCCGAAGTGAAGTTGTTTGAACCTAAAGGCGTGGCGCAATGGAGCACTTACAAAGATCAGCCGGATATTGAATCATAATGAGCCAATGGCCGTGGGTAAATCTACGGTCCATTATAATAATTACCGACAACAATGAAAAACATCTTAAAATTAACCGGGCTGGCACTCTGCCTTTTGTCTGCTTCGGCTTGTGACCAAAATGCCAGTCAGAAAACAATAAGGAACAGTAAAGACACCACAAGTGTTAACAAGGCTGGCGGTCCGCCTATCAGGGATACCGCCACCATTACTAAAGACCGGAGAGATTCTGCTAAAAATTCAGGGAAAAGCAATGCCGGCAAAGGTAACGCAGACCCGTCGGGACGTATTAAAAATTAATCAGATGGATAATCCAAGTATGCCCAATGGGCAGCAACTAACTACGCCGGAAGGTAAGGGCTCCGTACTGGAAACCATCGGTGATCAAGTGGTCGTAAAATTAGATAGCGGCGCAATTACTACAGGGCGGCTTTCCTTTTTAGCCACTTTTATATTATGGAACAAAAGATCGCCGACTGCGCCAAACTGCGGGCGGAAAAAAATCTAAGCATTGCATTTGTGGAGAGTGCCACTGCTGGCTGGCTTTGCTCAGAGTTTGCTCTGACCGAACAATCCGGGCAGGTTCTGGAGGGCGGTATTACCTGTTATAATGCGGACCTCAAGAAAAGCCTGCTGGGCGTACCGCATGAATTGATCGAGAAATACACGCCCGAATCGCAGGAAGTGACCGATGAACTGGCCCGGCGACTGGGCAAACTTATACCGGCAGATATCTTTGTTGCAGTAACCGGACTGACTACGCCCGGTGGCAGCGAGACTGCTGAAAAGCCTGTGGGCACGATGTTCGTTTCGGCCTTAATCAAAGGTCATTTATTTGCAAAACGTTATGAACTCAAAGGGAAATGCGAGGAGATCATTAAGCAGACGATTATCCATGTGGCAGCGTTAGTGGTCAGCCACGTTTGAATGTCCAGCGTTTTTCGGTAACGGCCGCTTCCAGGAATGCCGACCGAAACGCTGCCGCATTTTTAAAGCGCAGCTGCGGGATAAGCCGCGTTTCAAAACATACCTCGAAACCGGAACTTTCAAAAGGCCAGGGCTCGACCGTCAAGGTATGATCTGCCGATTGGATGAGGCGGTGTTCTTTGTTATCCGGCCCCTTGCTGATCTCCACCGCCCGTGCTTCCGGCTGGTTCTCCTGCTGGCAAAGCAACAATGACAAAGCATCGCACCATTCCAGTAAACGATAATCTCTTTCGGCTTCTGCCTGGGTCAGCCCTAATTCTTTTCGCCAGCGCTTTTGAAGATTTTTTTGTTCCTGCATGAATTTTCGGGCCGGGACATTGTGTATGCACTCCGTACCATAGACAAAATCCAGGTGCATGGAGCAAAGTAACGCGATGTAGCGGCTTTTGGATAAAGCGAAATCTATAGTTTGGGTACAGTGCCGCTGTTCAAAAACTTTCATTTTAAAATCTATGGGGCCGCCTTGCGGTGTGAGGAGGTTATCGCGTTCCAGTTCCACCTGTGCGTCATCATGTTCGGCAATGGCCAGCAGCAGTTCTGTCCAGCGGTTAGACCTGATATAATGTTTCCACTGCTGCGCTATCTGCGCCGCCAGCAGGCCGTGCGCTCGCTGCGTGATTACTTCCCAGCCGCTTTCTGTATAATTGACAATCATTTCCGCTTACTGACC is drawn from Mucilaginibacter ginsenosidivorax and contains these coding sequences:
- a CDS encoding YciE/YciF ferroxidase family protein translates to MPTKTKKKATAAAASRSEEAVSALKELFVDELKDIYWAEKHLATALPKLIKGATSEDLKQTITTHLEETKNQITRLESVFASVGEKAAAKKCLAMEGLLAEATELLSDTDKGTEVRDVAIISAAQKVEHYEIASYGTLRTLAGTLGYSEAQSLLDETLAEEKNADSLLTQVAENYVNEAAAAEVE
- a CDS encoding DUF72 domain-containing protein encodes the protein MIDWHIGCSGFHYTHWKNTFYPEGLAQRRWFEYYASHFKTLELNVTFYRFPKLSFLQNWYDISPDDFQFSVKAPRAITHFKQFHGTVDMLSDFYGTLKAGLQEKLGPVLFQLPPRLAYQEERLERILSQLDFNYKNVLEFRHASWWNPLVYERLAEAGVTFCGMSHPELPAQLVANTDTVYYRFHGVPNLYSSAYGEEALKKFLVEARSADIKEAWCYFNNDAAVAAIPDAQTLIRFTGSE
- a CDS encoding CinA family protein, which codes for MEQKIADCAKLRAEKNLSIAFVESATAGWLCSEFALTEQSGQVLEGGITCYNADLKKSLLGVPHELIEKYTPESQEVTDELARRLGKLIPADIFVAVTGLTTPGGSETAEKPVGTMFVSALIKGHLFAKRYELKGKCEEIIKQTIIHVAALVVSHV
- a CDS encoding DUF3891 family protein; protein product: MIVNYTESGWEVITQRAHGLLAAQIAQQWKHYIRSNRWTELLLAIAEHDDAQVELERDNLLTPQGGPIDFKMKVFEQRHCTQTIDFALSKSRYIALLCSMHLDFVYGTECIHNVPARKFMQEQKNLQKRWRKELGLTQAEAERDYRLLEWCDALSLLLCQQENQPEARAVEISKGPDNKEHRLIQSADHTLTVEPWPFESSGFEVCFETRLIPQLRFKNAAAFRSAFLEAAVTEKRWTFKRG
- a CDS encoding DUF421 domain-containing protein, encoding METLKLFFGEGKDLNALQMSDRGVVMFLIALLLIRISGRRSFGVRTPLDNIITISLGAVMSRAIVGASDFVPVVVCCFVIVLLHRLFGWLIAHSKAFGRFIEGDKMVLFEKGHFNHEHMEDALVCEEDIMQGVRKSAMTEEMDQIDKVYMERNGEISSIKK
- a CDS encoding helix-turn-helix transcriptional regulator, producing the protein MEARRLLRHSDLDVKEVEYEVVYSTSSHFIKIFKTIKGLTQVRYMQTIFVGL
- a CDS encoding manganese catalase family protein, with amino-acid sequence MFHHVKDLQFNARVSRPDPRFANLLLEQFGGENGELAAAMQYFTQAFGAKVPHPDKYDMLMDIATEEFSHLEIVGATIQMLLKGVNGDLKDAAEQSEIMVAMNGKAEKESVIHAALSANPQFPIITGGGPTPRNSQGVPWCASYINSNGDLTVDLHSNLASESRAKLVYEHLMKFTDDPYIHETLSFLMTREVTHYKMFEAALDSIQPNFPPGVLAADPRFLQNTYNLSDGTVRGPWNEGEIKGVGKSFVYIENPIQQARDTEGQTKLPEDFSKELKAKEKTDKEMSAAKSAEVKLFEPKGVAQWSTYKDQPDIES